Proteins co-encoded in one Cyprinus carpio isolate SPL01 chromosome B5, ASM1834038v1, whole genome shotgun sequence genomic window:
- the LOC109078839 gene encoding cardiomyopathy-associated protein 5-like has product MNRALKGEREGAEPEMEEMQDVVGSGIMDIDDEEEIEELHKSLKEVVQDPSVKPKLQCLMVDPSFSMVTVQSEDSGIVWETASSRCSTPWASEGSSPSEQYSLEGSGTQGNIVIIMDEDRIKRKKTSSRGKLADRFKKSSIRLPKSRIGEERPAMTEVSLPNIRSENNEDGQSAASKDQDLFSLISEGFEILNIVVPSKLATVDEEDSGELVENLTYLDDTPKIKSKYKHEPVATNSCPVNTETDIEEIKLKESLKESSQVSAEKQPKKDETHMDYLEKFTLLDEQAPSDSTTLTEKPVPEVTVQPEEHQVTQKEPKADEAIDEDSFVIISDVDIAGEHLDEVFYGNKFNAEPVVPHEYEDRNGRTAKEISKTLKVSGSVLFGSQECILTPVYLPTGPPKIIDQVLLEEPRAMSFHYSDLYEDALGDRKKEDDFSDTESVVSERSFKRRYSDSDDGDGYLEKFILKDESPVVADVPKAKEQEGGGKFAWSQSKFELTGCLERAQEENGEVTAEQPCVQDKNESEVQCESTGCCSEGHCAPRIHPEMEKIIRRKVTSDDLVSKHSRMDEKQCDVTVIIKDSITKTSDTDDTRPHEVLEPESKTTNKEEHSEQEQISQTQNAHIQVSGGLTHEDVIKAKDKFEILPETKSSEKIQADAPHAVENISVSETSADKRHQAADVIQETSITAKNDKGKTSISKTQDKIIEPNITQRIDKDIVKREPPEIFSQEIISIKEPLLDKKEPPKTEEPLKAEVKPSGETETSTTDATKTEHSESKALEIDIRENGEILAVVEDKVSEGLIPKKEEQKQVLDRIGAAEEVEARVGTAEVLTELEMKPESEITSVRRASEKSHSCETDTANAELQTKPEITSEEKTYPELQNEFSAKNEKAKADTGTDEAPVVKQRLEKQKGHIDVPEIEPGVAEKHEKVEEIKVDVTEEADHKVGTTKEPVQNEIPAEKRVTTEIKEIIDSSQEYSLLLANDMKASARESIELMRVTEDVNDLLKVKMSPVEPTKEAQVEEHSEINDVAILTREIPVKESSLGRTDIESKMLPLTSTETSEEGKKSQMYDAQIEDITYLPEPISPPPPVEENDTSAMRVSPLEPKDSVKVYEDIQRGGRLSRNKNVFSQLRSFTPQEDLSALSCDQDLQQEIAEDLDFEMVTEQEARQSKQAIAEDGHHVQVGLSDQTLETGFEFLEGLDSAQMAEYEQKELEIQPMDAFCLVCRCPVLLSEAEHQNHEMASLDEAFDSIKNQLSELISVLQGRSENIEDFVSELELAYNTVEENFNDCEKIIKEHNEEVVKLLMDQYNEMSQAMEEEKKAKLEQLYDQIVSFQENIDKAKETMEMTAKEEEETDPLKFLSSSKDINVRLNTALESTMSLELGPRGLLVFEDYAKGKSGNGRKNRQAIPVPQKPHLQPQQASSATSTSVTVYWKVNEDDIIDCFQVYCMEEPQGAISEEYRVTVKESYCNLEELEPDKCYKVWVMAVNYTGCSMPSERLPFRTAPSVPVIQTEQCTVLWDTATLRWSAVQPSAVDSFTLEYCRQYACEREGLRSISGIKGYEQRVLLQPNENYLFYIKSVNAGGASEQSEAALISTRGTRLHFLSETANSVLKVSEDTNSVEYPHDVYNEMSSIIECPAVMAELLPSLGHYYWETEVSKCKAYRIGIAYPNVSQTSRLGENSASWCLHCVPTSISCRFELLHDRVESDIFVMDIPARIGTLLDYSQGQLFFFNAQNGQLLGTFRHTFTQPCHPVFVLEQPGNLELKMTMEVPEFVKHC; this is encoded by the exons ATGAATCGTGCTTTGAAAGGGGAACGTGAGGGGGCAGAGCCAGAGATGGAGGAAATGCAGGACGTGGTGGGGTCAGGAATAATGGACATCGACGACGAAGAGGAGATTGAGGAACTTCATAAAAG TTTAAAGGAAGTTGTGCAAGATCCATCAGTGAAGCCTAAACTCCAGTGCCTGATGGTGGACCCGTCGTTCTCCATGGTGACGGTACAGAGTGAGGACAGTGGGATAGTATGGGAGACTGCTTCCAGTAGATGCTCAACTCCATGGGCTTCAGAGGGAAGCTCACCGTCTGAACAGTACAGCCTGGAAGGTTCTGGAACACAGGGGAATATTGTGATCATAATGGATGAAGACAGAATTAAGAGGAAAAAGACAAGCAGCAGAGGCAAGCTGGCTGACCGATTTAAAAAGTCAAGCATCAGACTACCAAAAAGTCGGATAGGTGAGGAAAGACCTGCAATGACTGAGGTGTCTCTGCCGAATATCAGATCTGAAAACAATGAGGATGGTCAGTCTGCTGCAAGCAAGGATCAAGATCTTTTTAGTTTAATATCAGAAGGTTTCGAAATACTCAATATTGTTGTACCTTCAAAGCTTGCTACAGTAGATGAGGAAGATAGCGGTGAACTGGTGGAGAATTTGACCTACTTGGATGATACCCCAAAGATAAAATCCAAATATAAGCATGAACCTGTTGCTACAAACAGTTGTCCTGTGAACACAGAGACAGACATTGAGGAAATAAAGCTAAAAGAAAGTTTGAAGGAATCGTCCCAGGTCTCTGCTGAGAAGCAACCAAAGAAGGATGAAACTCATATGGACTATCTTGAAAAATTCACATTGTTAGATGAGCAGGCGCCTAGTGATAGCACTACACTGACAGAAAAACCTGTACCAGAAGTTACTGTCCAGCCAGAGGAACATCAGGTGACTCAGAAAGAACCAAAAGCAGATGAAGCCATTGATGAGGATTCTTTTGTAATTATCAGTGATGTTGACATTGCAGGTGAACATCTTGATGAAGTGTTCTATGGAAATAAGTTCAATGCAGAGCCTGTGGTTCCCCATGAGTATGAGGACCGAAATGGAAGAACGGCAAAAGAGATCTCTAAAACTCTGAAAGTGAGTGGATCGGTCTTATTTGGAAGTCAGGAATGTATCCTCACACCTGTATATCTCCCCACCGGACCACCAAAGATCATAGATCAAGTTCTTCTTGAGGAGCCACGAGCAATGTCCTTCCATTACTCAGACCTTTATGAGGACGCATTAGGAGACCGAAAGAAAGAAGACGACTTCTCAGATACAGAGAGTGTCGTTTCCGAAAGGTCTTTCAAAAGGCGATACTCTGATTCTGACGACGGAGATGGTTATCTGGAGAAATTTATACTGAAGGATGAAAGCCCAGTGGTTGCTGATGTGCCTAAGGCTAAAGAGCAGGAAGGTGGGGGAAAATTTGCATGGTCACAAAGTAAATTCGAACTCACTGGATGTTTAGAAAGAGCACAAGAAGAAAATGGTGAAGTAACTGCCGAACAACCATGTGTGCAGgataaaaatgaaagtgaagtgCAGTGTGAGTCCACAGGGTGTTGTTCAGAGGGGCACTGTGCTCCAAGAATCCACCCAGAGATGGAAAAGATCATAAGAAGAAAGGTCACATCAGACGACCTGGTTTCGAAGCATAGTAGGATGGATGAAAAGCAATGTGATGTCACTGTCATTATCAAGGACAGTATCACAAAAACAAGTGACACTGATGACACGCGACCTCATGAAGTCCTTGAGCCAGAAAGCAAAACCACAAATAAAGAAGAACACAGTGAACAAGAACAAATAAGTCAGACCCAGAATGCTCATATTCAAGTGTCTGGGGGTTTAACGCATGAAGATGTTATTAAAGCTAAAGATAAATTTGAAATTCTGCCTGAAACAAAGAGCTCAGAGAAAATCCAGGCTGATGCACCACATGCAGTTGAAAACATTAGTGTTTCTGAGACCAGTGCGGATAAACGTCACCAAGCAGCTGATGTCATTCAGGAAACAAGTATTACTGCTAAAAATGACAAAGGGAAGACTAGTATATCCAAGACACAAGACAAAATTATAGAGCCAAATATAACTCAAAGGATTGATAAAGACATAGTAAAACGAGAACCACCAGAAATATTTTCTCAGGAGATTATCAGTATCAAAGAACCTCTGTTAGATAAAAAAGAACCTCCTAAAACTGAAGAACCTTTGAAAGCAGAGGTCAAGCCTTCAGGAGAGACTGAAACAAGCACAACAGATGCTACTAAAACTGAACATTCTGAATCTAAAGCCTTAGAAATCGACATCCGTGAGAATGGAGAAATACTTGCTGTAGTTGAGGATAAAGTGAGTGAAGGATTAATACCCAAGAAGGAGGAACAAAAGCAAGTACTTGACAGAATTGGTGCAGCAGAAGAGGTTGAGGCCCGTGTCGGTACAGCAGAAGTGTTAACAGAACTTGAAATGAAGCCAGAGTCTGAAATTACATCAGTTCGGAGAGCTTCAGAAAAATCACATTCGTGTGAAACAGATACAGCAAACGCTGAGCTTCAGACTAAACCTGAGATTACAAGTGAGGAGAAAACATATCCAGAATTACAAAATGAATTCAGTGCAAAAAACGAGAAAGCCAAAGCGGACACAGGTACAGATGAGGCACCCGTGGTAAAACAAAGGTTGGAAAAGCAAAAGGGACATATTGATGTACCTGAGATTGAACCTGGGGTTGCAGAAAAACACGAGAAAGTTGAGGAAATTAAGGTAGATGTTACAGAGGAAGCAGATCATAAAGTCGGCACCACAAAAGAGCCAGTTCAGAATGAGATACCTGCTGAGAAAAGAGTGACAACAGAGATTAAAGAAATAATTGATTCAAGCCAAGAGTATAGCTTATTGTTAGCTAATGACATGAAGGCATCTGCTCGAGAAAGCATAGAGCTGATGAGAGTAACAGAAGATGTAAACGacttattaaaagtaaaaatgtcacCTGTTGAACCAACAAAGGAGGCACAGGTAGAAGAACATAGTGAAATAAATGACGTGGCCATATTAACCAGAGAGATCCCAGTGAAAGAATCATCCCTTGGTAGGACAGATATTGAGAGCAAGATGTTACCTCTAACCTCAACAGAAACTTCAGAGGAAGGAAAGAAATCACAAATGTATGATGCACAGATTGAAGATATAACATACCTACCAGAACCCATTTCACCTCCTCCTCCAGTTGAGGAGAACGATACCTCAGCAATGAGAGTTTCACCTTTAGAGCCAAAGGATAGTGTGAAAGTTTATGAAGATATACAAAGAGGAGGACGCCTAAGTAGGAATAAAAATGTCTTCTCACAATTGCGAAGTTTTACCCCTCAGGAGGACCTGTCGGCCTTGAGCTGCGACCAAGATTTGCAGCAGGAAATTGCAGAGGATCTTGATTTTGAGATGGTCACTGAACAAGAGGCAAGACAATCTAAACAAGCTATAGCTGAGGATGGGCACCATGTACAAGTCGGACTGTCAGATCAAACCCTGGAAACTGGCTTTGAATTTCTTGAGGGCTTAGATAGTGCCCAGATGGCAGAATATGAACAAAAGGAACTTGAAATTCAACCAATGGATGCATTCTGCCTTGTTTGTCGTTGCCCAGTACTGTTGAGTGAGGCCGAGCATCAAAACCATGAGATGGCCTCTTTGGATGAGGCCTTTGACAGTATTAAG AATCAGCTGAGTGAACTGATATCAGTTTTACAAGGAAGATCAGAGAACATTGAAGACTTTGTATCTGAGCTTGAGCTGGCATACAACACAGTGGAG GAGAACTTTAATGATTGTGAGAAGATCATAAAGGAGCACAATGAGGAGGTGGTGAAGCTGTTGATGGATCAGTATAATGAGATGTCTCAGGCCATGGAGGAGGAGAAAAAGGCCAAACTGGAGCAGCTGTACGACCAGATTGTCTCATTCCAGGAGAATATCGACAAGGCCAAGGAGACTATGGAGATGACAGCTAAGGAGGAGGAAGAGACAGACCCGCTTAAGTTTCTTTCT TCATCAAAAGATATCAATGTGAG GCTGAATACAGCTTTGGAATCCACCATGTCACTAGAACTTGGTCCACGAGGGCTGCTGGTTTTTGAGGATTATGCCAAGGGCAAATCAGGCAATGGGAGGAAAAACAGACAAGCCATTCCAG TGCCTCAAAAACCGCATCTTCAGCCTCAACAGGCCAGTTCTGCAACCAGCACTTCTGTTACTGTGTATTGGAAAGTCAATGAGGATGACATTATTGACTGCTTCCAAGTCTACTGCATGGAAGAGCCACAAGGAG CGATCTCAGAGGAATACAGGGTGACTGTGAAGGAGAGCTACTGTAATCTAGAAGAGCTGGAACCGGATAAGTGTTATAAAGTGTGGGTGATGGCGGTGAACTACACAGGCTGCAGCATGCCGAGTGAGAGACTACCCTTCAGAACCG CTCCTTCTGTCCCGGTGATCCAGACAGAACAGTGCACAGTGCTGTGGGACACGGCCACGCTGCGTTGGAGCGCCGTTCAGCCCAGCGCTGTGGACAGCTTCACACTGGAGTACTGCCGCCAATACGCATGTGAGAGAGAGGGACTGAG ATCCATATCTGGGATAAAAGGCTATGAGCAGAGGGTCCTCCTTCAGCCCAATGAAAATTACCTCTTCTACATCAAATCTGTGAATGCTGGAGGGGCCAGTGAGCAGAGCGAGGCGGCCCTTATCTCAACCAGAG GTACAAGGTTACACTTCCTCAGCGAAACAGCAAACTCAGTGCTGAAGGTGTCAGAGGACACGAACTCAGTAGAGTACCCACATGACGTCTACAATGAAATGTCTTCTATCATAGA ATGTCCAGCTGTTATGGCTGAGCTTTTACCTTCTCTTGGACATTACTACTGGGAGACGGAGGTGTCAAAGTGCAAAGCCTACCGCATTGGCATTGCATATCCAAATGTATCACAAACCAGCAGACTGGGGGAGAACAGTGCCTCCTGGTGTCTGCATTGTGTACCTACATCTATAAG CTGCAGATTTGAACTGCTTCATGACCGTGTGGAGTCTGACATCTTTGTCATGGACATACCTGCGCGGATTGGCACTCTGTTGGACTACAGTCAGGGTCAGCTGTTCTTCTTCAATGCTCAGAACGGCCAGCTCTTGGGCACTTTTCGGCACACCTTCACTCAGCCTTGCCACCCTGTGTTTGTCCTGGAGCAGCCGGGTAATCTAGAACTAAAAATGACCATGGAGGTGCCGGAGTTTGTTAAGCACTGCTAG